The following proteins are encoded in a genomic region of Cricetulus griseus strain 17A/GY chromosome 7, alternate assembly CriGri-PICRH-1.0, whole genome shotgun sequence:
- the Spem2 gene encoding uncharacterized protein SPEM2, whose product MENHLWQGTLGGCNQYQESPQDPEDILFLLLGLIILVHISINVTTVMWHGLQNALDKMICWMNQKTNEVQATERPPKEPTANVQDVHIHCILDPVQVKMAQPTPCSSSSYHYLRKPYGSRRRRRRRWSRYQQGSHNRYPQGRRSHQQRFRNNRQFPHRYQLFRKQPQRYNTSQPRPLPYCDLEDQDPPLDDDQSCPHRSWGGFYKPTSMASNVGLWGRKGGILASLPLPSIYLSPELRRLPKRVEAKSELRLQAFGPHYSQSRIWGNVENEPWASPPPPARRLLPNPSWVTVGYSPFSSGGHIPHDAWDQRRRGVESYEPTPAFVSRNPRPEAQGYREHNSPQAHRQSLPSYTHSSPQFVGHVGYSSRESHDFRRRAGDWTEAFPSRHPLTTSTSLTALGEAYQRAPAASSGLIIPHCSQPLPEIQASDPTPPPTTFIPLSRNPGGNANYQVYDSLELKRQVQENRGRASSLPPPSTSASRPSLHRSRTGKLN is encoded by the exons ATGGAAAACCACCTGTGGCAGGGTACCCTGGGGGGCTGCAATCAATACCAAGAAAGCCCCCAGGATCCTGAGGACATCCTATTCCTGCTGCTGGGCCTCATCATTCTTGTCCACATCAGCATCAATGTGACAACTGTG atGTGGCATGGGCTCCAGAATGCCTTAGACAAGATGATCTGTTGGATGAATCAGAAAA CTAATGAAGTCCAGGCTACTGAACGCCCCCCCAAAGAGCCCACAGCCAATGTCCAGGACGTCCACATCCACTGTATCCTGGACCCTGTACAAGTGAAGATGGCGCAACCCAcaccctgttcctcttcctcctaccaCTATCTCCGTAAGCCCTATGGCAGCAGGCGCCGCCGCCGCAGGCGCTGGAGCCGCTACCAACAGGGCAGCCACAACCGCTACCCACAGGGCCGCCGCAGCCACCAGCAGAGGTTTAGAAACAACAGGCAGTTCCCCCACCGCTACCAACTCTTTCGTAAACAACCTCAAAGATACAACACGTCACAGCCAAGGCCACTGCCCTATTGTGACCTGGAAGACCAGGATCCCCCCCTGGATGATGACCAGTCCTGCCCGCATAGGAGCTGGGGCGGTTTTTATAAGCCAACGAGTATGGCCTCCAATGTGGGACTGTGGGGCCGCAAGGGTGGAATCCTCGCCAGCCTCCCCTTACCCTCTATCTACCTGTCACCAGAGCTGCGCCGCTTGCCCAAGCGGGTAGAAGCCAAGTCAGAACTGAGGCTTCAGGCTTTCGGTCCCCATTACTCACAGTCCCGGATTTGGGGAAATGTGGAAAATGAGCCATGggcttcaccaccaccacctgcccgCCGGCTGCTTCCTAACCCTTCCTGGGTCACTGTGGGCTACAGCCCTTTCTCTTCAGGGGGCCACATACCGCATGATGCCTGGGATCAGCGGCGGCGTGGGGTGGAAAGCTATGAGCCAACACCTGCCTTTGTATCCAGGAATCCCAGGCCAGAGGCCCAGGGCTACCGGGAGCACAACTCCCCACAGGCCCACCGGCAGAGTCTCCCTAGCTATACCCACAGTTCACCCCAGTTCGTAGGACACGTGGGTTACAGCTCCCGGGAATCTCATGATTTCCGCAGGCGGGCAGGTGACTGGACTGAGGCTTTTCCTTCTCGGCACCCTCTAACCACTTCTACCTCCCTCACAGCATTGGGTGAGGCTTACCAAAGGGCTCCGGCTGCCAGCTCCGGCCTGATAATCCCTCACTGCTCCCAGCCCTTACCTGAAATCCAGGCTTCTGATCCAACCCCACCTCCTACCACCTTTATTCCCCTTAGTCGGAATCCAGGTGGCAATGCCAACTACCAGGTGTATGACAGCCTGGAACTGAAGAGGCAGGTGCAGGAGAACAGAGGGCGGGCCAGCTCATTGCCACCACCTTCTACCTCAGCTTCAAGGCCCTCTCTGCATAGAAGCAGGACAGGGAAACTTAACTGA
- the Spem1 gene encoding spermatid maturation protein 1, translated as MAMAERPRPEWASYQNPSTNNCQDMGNSILLLLGLIICINIGINLVTLLWSRLRIILHRMFHIICERETTKLSSPEKLTQLSRKQNCPEVHLRCTMDPVKMTVTPPPTRRHRRRASLSRRAHRPVAWAPDTDDENPPREHQAICSRHWDGPKDWESFQPMQEIWEPWMRDSLEQPPQTIRFQPTIEGRPLKRDIRSEPGLEAYVYTVNPPPPAPEALSHKNNGVGPGTGAEGEQAQCQSASQPAQGPANVPEITRRRSSVRIVYDARDVRRRLRELTREVEALSHCYPLVSGSSTPEGTSKDWVYRPLKGK; from the exons ATGGCCATGGCTGAGCGGCCACGGCCTGAGTGGGCCTCATATCAAAACCCTAGCACCAACAACTGCCAGGACATGGGAAACTCCATTCTGTTGCTGTTGGGTCTCATCATTTGTATTAATATTGGCATCAATTTGGTGACCCTG CTCTGGAGTCGACTCCGCATCATCTTACACCGAATGTTCCATATCATTTGTGAGAGAG AAACTACTAAATTATCCTCACCTGAGAAGCTGACCCAGCTCTCGAGGAAGCAGAACTGCCCTGAAGTCCATCTTCGATGTACCATGGACCCTGTGAAAATGACTGTGACCCCCCCACCCACTCGTCGTCACCGCCGTAGAGCCTCTCTGTCTCGCCGTGCCCACCGCCCAGTAGCGTGGGCCCCTGACACGGATGATGAGAACCCTCCACGTGAGCACCAGGCCATTTGCTCCCGTCACTGGGATGGTCCTAAGGACTGGGAAAGTTTCCAACCCATGCAGGAGATCTGGGAACCTTGGATGCGAGATAGTCTAGAGCAACCTCCCCAGACCATCCGCTTCCAGCCAACAATAGAGGGAAGGCCCCTCAAAAGAGACATCCGATCAGAGCCGGGCCTAGAGGCCTATGTGTATACTGTGAACCCTCCGCCTCCCGCCCCAGAGGCTTTGAGCCATAAAAACAATGGAGTGGGGCCAGGGACCGGTGCTGAGGGTGAGCAAGCACAGTGCCAGTCTGCCTCACAACCCGCCCAAGGTCCAGCAAATGTCCCTGAAATAACCCGGCGCCGTTCCTCGGTCCGAATAGTGTATGATGCCCGAGATGTGAGGAGACGGCTACGAGAACTGACCCGGGAAGTGGAGGCTTTGTCCCATTGTTACCCCTTGGTTTCTGGATCCAGCACACCCGAGGGGACAAGCAAAGATTGGGTGTACCGTCCCCTGAAGGGAAAatga